The Syntrophales bacterium region AGAGGTACCCTGCTTGCGGGGTGAACCGTAACCTATAGTTGTGCGAATGCAGATAATTGAAGGACGGGCGGTCTCGGTTTTTGCCTTTTTGATGGCGTTGTCAATGGAGCTAACATTATTCCCATCTTCTACGTGTTCCACATGCCATCCACAGGACTCGAATCTCTTGCCCACATCTTCCGTAAATGAGAGAGATGTTGATCCCGCAAGGGAAACACGGTTATCATCGTAGAGGACAATCGTCTTACCAAGGCCAAGGTGCCCGGCCAGCGCACATGCCTCAAATGCTACACCTTCCATGAGGTCTCCGTCACTGGCCATTACATAGGTGAAATGATCAGCGATCCCGCAGCCGGAACGGTTAAATCGCGCCGCAAGGTGCGCCTCGGCAACAGCCATCCCCACGGCGCTGCTGATACCCTGGCCGAGGGGCCCTGTGGTGATCTCAACACCGGGGGCGCAGTGACGTTCCGGGTGGCCGGGTGTTTTACTCCCCCACTGCCTGAATGACTGCAAGTTCGAGAGAGACAGGTCATAGCCGGTCAGATGAAGGAGGACGTAGAGAAGCGCCGAGGCGTGTCCTGCCGAGAGAACGAAGCGGTCACGATTGACCCAGTGCGGATTAGCGGGATTGTGCTTTAAGTGTCTTACAAAGAGGACATAGGCCATCGTCGCTGCCCCCATGGGCATGCCGGGATGTCCCGAATTTGCCTTTTCCACTGTATCAGCGGAGAGAAAGCGAATGGTGTTGATACATTTTTCATCAAATTGTTCCTGATCGGTCATGGCACCGCTCCTTCCTCATAAGATGAGAGACCATAACACGCCGCCCCTAACAATGCAACCCCGCTGTTGAGGACCACATACACCGGCATACGTGCGACCAGGTCGGACATCCGCCCCTTGTGCCGGAAGGCCTTCATGAACCGTCCCTTGTCCAGGAAGGGCAATATCCGGGGGGGAATACCGCCTGTCAGGTAGACACCGCCCGTAGCCAGTGCCTTGAGGGCCAGGTTTCCCGCCTCCGCCCCCAGGACGGATACAAAAATGTTAAGCGCCTCCACGCAAAGTTTGCACGGTCTTGCCTGATCAAGGGCGGTCGCCACAATGACCGGGACCGGATCATCTGCCCCCGCCAGTTTCTCGGCTAACCATGACGGCTCTTCGGCAAAGCGTCTCTTCTTGAGGAAGCGATAAATGTTGGGCAGCCCCCGCCCCGAACAGACATTTTCATAGCTCACATGCCCGAATTGCTCCTGAAGGTTAAGCAATAATTCGATCTCTAAAGGATCGTTGGGTGCAAAGTCTGCGTGTCCCCCCTCTCCCGGATGCTCTCGGTAACGCGAACCCTCCCAGGTGATAAAAGCCTCTCCGAGGCCGGTGCCCGGGGCAATGACCGCCATGTTTCCCCTCTGTACCGGCTGGCCCTGGTTTATGGTATGCAGCTCCGCAGGCTCAAGAAGGGGGATGGCATGGGCAGTAGCGGTCAGGTCATTCAGCAGGCGGACAGAGGAAATATCCAACGCCACACAGAGCTGCCTTTCGTCAATGACCCATGGCAGGTTGGTGATCCTCGCCGTGCCGCCGACAACTGGCCCCGCCACGCCGAAACAGGCCCTCCCGACAGTCAGGCCGGTCTGAGCCAGAAACTCCCCGATGAGAGTTTCCATGTCCGGATACCGCCTGCTCATGAAAATCGCCTCTGCGAGGGGTGACCGGGGTCCCCTCTCCGGCGAAAAGATACCCAGACGGGTCTTGGTTGCACCAACGTCGCCGGCAAGCAGCATCATCAGGCCTCACCTTCGTTGCGGATCAGTTCCTTACGGAGCCATCCCAGATATTCCCTGCTCCCGTCAACAATGGGGATGGCGATAATCTCCGGTGTCTCGTAGGGGTGGATCGCTTTGACGGCTTTTTCAACTTCCCCGTAAAGGTCTTTTCTGGTCTTCATCAGGCACTGCCACTCCTGGGCCGTTTCTATACTGCCCTTCCACCAGTAGACGCTAAGGATGGGCCCTACAATCTGGACACATCCGGCCAGCCTTTTCTCAACGATGGTTTTTGCAATTTTTTCTGCATCTTCCTTCTTTTCCGTTGTCGTTACGACCTGAATGTAAAGTTCCATAAGCCAGACCCCCGTTGCCCTTCCTTAGACCCTGCCATAATCATCCTCCGACCTCTCGATATCGTCCTCGCCGAAGTAATCCCCTGTTTGGACCTCGATAAAAACCAGGTTCTCTTCGCCAGGATTCCTGATCCTGTGCCACGATCCCACCGGCAGGACGATGGTTTGGCCGGATGTCAATTCGATATCCTGCCCGTTTTCCGTTACTGTCGCACGTCCCTTTACCACATACCAGTGTTCGGAGCGATGAAAGTGGCGCTGATAACTCAGGCGTTGGCCAGGATAAACAGTTATCCTCTTTATCTTGTGGTCGGGCATCTCGGACAAGGTTTGATAAAACCCCCAGGGACGGTGGTGTCTTGGCGGTGTGCGCCAGGCAATCGGAAAAAGCGCAGCTATTCTCATATATTTAATCACACTCCATCAAAGGCAGGTAACTACTCAGGCACAAAGTGGCAGAGGCACACAGGCACAAAGCAGAGCGGAGCAGGGTCGTTTCGTTGTTTTTTTTCTACTTTGTGCCTCTGTGCCTCTGTGCCTACCGGTGTTTCCGCTCATCATCCCATACGGACCACAGCAGCCTTCCCCACATTTCTGTACCGGTCAGGCATACAAGTAAGAATGATTATCTGGGATACTTGCCCTGCTTTGGCGAGAACTGCTCCCATCAATTTAAGCCGTTCCGGATCTGTATAGCCAAGGACATCATCAAGGATGAGAGGAGCCCCTTTTCCCTCCTTGCCGACAATCATGGCACAGGCGAGGCGCGCGATCAGCGAGAGTTGCTCTTTAGCTCCGCCACTCAAGGAATCGAATGAGACCGTTGTCCCGTCCAGAGTCCTGCTGGTGATCAGCAAGTCTTCACTGACCTCCACTGCAAAAGAATCGTCGAACAAAAGACGACCGAGCTGCCCGATCTTCTCTTTGAGGGGAGCCACGTATGCGCGACGTGTCCTGTCACGTTCGTCCTTCATAGTTTCAAAAAGGAGTCTCCCGGCGGACGCCCTCCGGTCCAACGCTTCCTTCTCTCGTCTGAGGTGCTCCAAGCGGCTCTCAGCGGCATGCAGTTTCTCGTGAAGCCCATCCTCGCCCAACACCTTGAGACGCGTTTGTACTTCAATAAGCCCGTTTTGGGCATCTTTGCGCTTTTGTCGGACCGTCTGCAACGACCCCCTCGCCGTTTCCATCAATGTCTTGACTTTTTCAGGCCTTTTTTTATTAAGGGCTTCCTCGGCATCATGAAAGTTTCTTTCCTGGAGATAAACTTCCCTAACAGCTTCATTTAGATTTGCTTTTAGCTCTTCATCTGAGATACGGTTCCTTGCCCGGCGGAGTTCCTCCTCCACCTGCTTGAGATCAGCCGCTTTGAGGTCAAGCTGGATAATAGTTTCACGCCCGCTTTCCCGCAACCTGTCACGAACCTCGCGGGCAGCGTTCAGGATACCACGAGCTGCTTCCCATTCCCGGCTGGCCACGGCGAGAGATTCCTCTGCCCTACGGATTTCCCTCTTTGCAGATTCCAGATCGGGACAGAGCGGCGGGGATAACACACGTTCGCCCGGATAGGCAGGGATAGTTTTTCCCAAACCGGCGACTTTTCTCTCAAGCTGCTCATAGGTAAGGTCACGAAGATTGTCCCGTTCTATTTGTTTTCTGTTTTCGATAAGTCTAAGGGCCTCCTGGCGTTCTTCAAAGGCTCTCCTCGCCTCGTCCGGTCCGCTGACCCCGGCGGCGGTACAGGCCTTTTCAAGTGCTTCTTGCGCTTCTTCCAATCTTTGGGACAAATCGGCGGCGCTGGCGCCAGCGGTGATTTCCAGATCAATGGTCCCGGGAATAGCTAATCGAACCCGGTCCGGCACATAGATAGTTTTTTCTTGGTCCTCTCCGATGGCTTCCTGTTTACCATTGATTTGTATGGTAAGATCGGTGAGAGCACGTAACAAAAGCGAGGGGGAACCGGCTTCCTGTTGGGCACGGGCGATAACGAGAGCACGTTCAGCTTCTTTGATTTTTCTGAGGCATTTTTCGTTTACATGATTACCGGTCAGCGTGTCTTCCGCCAACGCGGCTTCCTCGCGGGCCCGGTCAATACGTTCTTTACGTTCCGTTAACTGTTCCAGGTGGAGTTTGTTGGTGAAGTAGTCAAAATCCACGCGCCGGAGGCTCAGGAGCTTCTCGGCGTCTTTTCGTTGCCTCTCGGCGGAATCTGCGGTTTCTTCCGCCTTCTTCAAATCGTCCTCCGCATTCTGGAGAGCAGGAGTGGATGATTTGATCGCCGTCTCAAGATCCGCGAGTTCCTTCAGTGTCTTGTTGACTCTATCAACGAGTTTTTGTCGCGATTCCTTTTCCACCCGCGCCGCATTTTCCGACTTCCTCTCCAAATCCAATTTCAGTCGGGCGGTCTCCAGGGCGGTTTCCAGTTTCTGGATTTCATCAAGGGAGTTCTGGTACTCAGAAATTTCTCTCTCCATCTCCCTTTCCTGTTTTGCAAACCGTTCGAGGTCATTCTGAAGGATGGCAACCCGCTCTATATCCTGTTCTAAATCGCTTAACTGCTGTCTAAGCGATGATCCCTCATGCAACGCATTTTCCACGGCTCTCCGTGATTCCTGTAATTCCTTCTTTTCGTTGCCCCGTTCGGTATAGTAGTTTGCATATTCCTCCCGGACCAACTCGAAGATACTCTCTCCCCTCGGATCGGTGGACTGGCCGCCGGCAGCTCTATCGAGCGCGGCGGAAAGTGAAGTCTGGTTTGCCAGGTTCGCCTGGCAAAGCGCCTCCCCTTGTTGTATATTGAGGGCAAGCCAGAGATCAAGATCAATTGTTTCCCGTAAGATAGCCTCCACGCGTTCGTGCGCTTCGCGACCGGTGTAGTTCTCTGGTTTTGGCTTCGTGACCCTGAGCGTCGTCTCCGGCTTTTTATGGAACCGTTTGAAGTAAATGAAACTGTAAGGGCCGCTTTCTGCCTGAAGTTCAATTTCAGTGCCAACATCCCGGGAAACGGGTTTGACCGCTTCCACCTCCCGGTGCCTGCTCGAATCGAGATATTTGAAAAGAATCGTGACAGATTCGCTAAGGCTCGTTTTTCCAACTTCATTAGGCCCCTCAACAACGGTCAAACCCACAGGCTCAAAATGGACATCGGCCTCTTCGATGCCTCGGTAGTTGTGCAGCCGTAAACGGAGGATCCTCATGGCGCTTTCCCTGCAAGCCTGACCAGGAGAGTAAGTGCGTCGCGGGCATTGATGGCAGCCGGTCCCGCATCCTGGGCATTTGACCGTAACTGTTCCACCGTACGATGGACAAAACCCGAAAATCCAAAGTCGGCAAAGTCCGCATCTTCCGGGATCACGACCAATTTGTCAGTACGTATCTCCAGGGCACCGAGAAGCTCGCTGATGCTCATAAATAGTTTCTGAAGCTGGTCATAAAGCAAAAGCGAGAGGGTGCCAACTAAGCGTAACTTGACTACGGCACGCTCCTTATCATCAATTTCCTCAAGCCAGCAGCGAAGATTCTCCATGTCCTCCCTGGTGTTCATATCAAGGCGCTTACGCTCGATAAATCGCCATTCGCCTATATTTATCTCCCGTGCAGCTATTTTCTCTCTGTCGAGGTCAACTACGAGTGCAAAGCCGGACTTGACCTCATTGTAATCGGTTTGTTCCGGTGAACCCGTATACCATATACGACCGGTATCACCCACCTGGGTGAGCGAGTGGCGATCCCCGAGGGCCAGATAGTGAATTTTGCCCTGTGCTATCGCTTCCTCTGCCGCTTGCAGGGAAATAACCGCCGGATCATCGGGATCGGGAGAAATGCTGTCCACCATCCCATGGGCGACACAGATACGTACGGTATCAGGAGATGATTCAAGCTGTGCGGTTGCCGCAGCCACGAGATCATGCAGGGGTCGCCGAGAGGTCCACGGAACCCCCACAATCTCCATGCCCTCGCTAACCTTAATGGGAGTTATATCCTCTATCACATGGACATGGGGCGGCTTTCGCTCCCGGAAGGTTGAGGAACGGTATACGGATGCTGCGTTAAGTGGATCATGGTTCCCCGGAAGCAAGTAAACAGGGAAAGGTACATCCTTCAAAGCTTCGAGGGCGCGGGAAACCGTCTTCCGATCAACCAGGTTCGATTCAAAGACATCTCCACAAACCACCATAAACCGGCAACTCTCTTCTTCGGCAATACGTCCAAGTTTACGTATGGCATCGAATCGGGATTGGGCAAATCTTTCCTGAACCCCTTCTGAGAAAAAATGGCGGGTCATCCCTAACTGCCAATCACCGGTATGAAGAAAACGGGTCAAAATATGCTCCTTTTATTATACTGCCAATTATCCGCGCCACAATGAAACAGAGTTCCTTAGTAGTTTAGATTTATATGAAATCATTAATGCTTGTCAACTGGTTTCACAGGGTTTCACCGGACTTGACCCGATGGTATATGATGTGAAGACCAGCGGGATTGCCCAGGGGAGGATCAGGCTGATTTCGTAATCATCAAAGATGAGGGGTTCGCTCTTGCCGGTATATTTACTTCTTTAGTAGCTGTAGTTATCGGATTTGCTTGGTGGGACAGGAGAACTGTTATCAGGGAGACGAGGAGGGAGGCCATTGAGTTTATGGAAAAGGAGGGTATACTTCGTAGGTTGCTGGATGCCTTTAAAGAGCTCTCCCGTGAGGACAATAGATTAGCTGAGGCCTTAAGAAGGTTTAATCTGTTGTGATACTCCTTCTCGAAGGGCTTTCAGCCCATCTTTGCCGATCGTCCATCCAGAGGCCACTATCACCGGCTCTCTCCCCCATCAGCGGCTGCCCATCAATCATCAGGGGACCTAAATCACTAAATCTGCCTGAAGGCCGCATTTAACGTCTTTTGTAAACAGGTGAGCGTTCCCATCCTTATAGGCCCAGCACGTATCTTTGATCAGGGGGTAGACCTCATTGACTCTCTCCCTCATCAGGGGAGCATCTTCAATATATTCTCCCATGGGGAAATTATACGATTTATCTATGAATTGAATTAGAGTCTTGGCCATTTCGAGGGTGTGGTCAACCAGGTGAGGACAGCCGTCTTTACCGCCTACCGCCTCGATCACTGCTTCGGTAAGTCCCATTCCCCTGTTGGTATTGATACCGATAAGATTTTTCATTCTCTGAACGGTCTGCCCGCAAACTTCCACATAGGGAGCCCTTCTGAATTCCCCCTCCGCATGCTTGATCACTCTCTCCGGAAAGGAGATATGAAAGATGGTGGTGATATGATGGACATTATCCATCATGGATACTTCTATTCTCAGTAATCCATTGCCGAGAGGATCAACTTTTATATTTTTATTCCTTTCAAAAAAAGCCAAATCAACATTCCTCCCTCTTTTAGAATATTACAGCTCAAAGGGCGGGTTTAAAACCCGCCCCTGCTTTGTCTGTTCTGGATTCTGATTAAGCCCCTCCCCGTCAGGAAAGAGGGTCTGTTACCTGCCGGTAAATTTTGGTTTGCGTTTTTCCAGCATAGCCCTGACGCCCTCCCGGGCATCTTCACTGTTATTCGCCTCATCGGCTAAGGTTTTCAGCTCAGGTTCGATCCGGGGGTCAATCCCCCGTTGTTCTGTAAGCTTTTGGAGCATTATTTTCGTTGCCCTCACAGCCAGGGGGGCGTTCTCCTCGGCCAGTTCTTTTGCCAGGGAATAAGTGGCGTCCAGCAGTTGCCCGGAAGGCGCTACCCGGTTAACAAGACCCATTTCCATTGCCCGTTTTGCGTCTATGGGCCTTCCTCGTAAGAGCAACTCTTTTGCCGCTGCGATACCCAATAAGTTGGTAAGGCGATGGATCGCTGTATAGTAATAAGTCCTGCCAAGCTTAACGAGGGGGACCCCGAACTTGGCCGTTTCCGAAGCAATCCTGAAATCGGAGATGACTGCGATGTCGAGTCCTGCACCGAGGGCGGGCCCGGAGATCATGGTAATAATGGGACGAAAACAACTGATCAGGTTGGCAAGACAGTACTCCATCCCTTTTATGGTTTCTTTAAAAGATTCACCCCCCCCGGAGAGGTCTACGCCGGAGCAAAAGATATCATCTCCCGCTCCCCGGATAACGATTACACGAGTATCATCGTTCTTCTGCAGATCAGCAAGGATGTCCCCCATCCTAACAAGCGCCGCTCCATTTAAGGCGTTTTTCTTTTCCGGACGATTGATCGAGATAGTGGTAATATAATTGTTATCTTCCCTTAAAATTTCCTCTCCCATAACTGCTCCTTCCTTCTCCCCGGTTCCTTCCGACCCATCTCAGCGGCCACGATGGAGCGTGGCCCTCCACTAAATAAATGTATCCTGCTGCCACTCGCCAAAGACACCCCTTAAAACATCGCACTGTTCTTGAAGACTGGCGTACTCCTTGGCAAGCTGAATGAAGAGGGGCATCAAGTTCTCATCTTCCTTTTTGGCGGCCTTTTCCAGCTCTAAGAGAAGTCTTTTAACTTCCCGATTGTTTCTTGTCCGCTTTACCTCGGCCAGATTGACCTTCTGTTTTTCCTCCGCATCATACCTCTTCTGTTCAGAATATGGATGCTCAACGAGCCTATTGACGGTTACATCAAGTTCATACTCCTCTGTGAAACAGTTGACCCCTACGAGAAGTATCTCTCCCCTCTCGATCCTGGCCTGACGTTCAGCAGCGCTCCTGGCGATTTCCCTCTGCATATACCCTGTCTCAATGGCAGTCACGGCGCCGCCCATATCTTCTATCTTCTGCAGACCTTCCCACCCTGCTTTTTCTATCTCATTGGTCAGGGATTCCATAAAATAGGAACCGGCAAAGGGATCCAGCACATCGCACATGCCGGTCTCATACATGAGAATCCTCGCCCCGTCATCGGCCAGTTGTCTCGCCTCTAAAGACCACCCCAATCCCAACGGCTCATCGTAAGGGGGGAAGACCGCCGGCGGACCGCCGGAGAGAAGACCGGCAATACCCCCAATCATTGTCCGGCTCAGATTATTGAGGACACGCTGTTTTGTTGTGCTGCCGCAACCGATATGGGCAAACATGGGGACACGGATTCTCATGCTTTCCTCTTTCTTTGCCCCAAACCTCTCCTTGACAATTTTGGCCCACATCCTCCTGTATGCCCTGTGAAATGCCACTTCCTTATAAATTTCCAAACTGCCCCCGGATCCGTTAAACGTAAACTTGGGGGCAAAGTCGTCTATATCAATTCCTGCATTAACACCTTCCTGTAAATAGGCAATCCCTATGGCCAGAGAAAAGGCCATTTCCTGTTCACGGGTTGCCCCTCCCTCACGGATGTGATAACCACCGATGCTCGTTATATTTATTCCTGGGAGATTCTTCGTAAAGAAAACCACGCTGTCTCTAAACATCCGCATGGATGGTCTCGGAGGGAATATATAGGTGCCGCGGGAGACAAATTCCTTTAAGATGTCATTCTGCGGGGTACCCTTCAATTTCGCCATGGGTATCCCCCTCTTTTCCGCAAGGGCGATGTACATGGCAATCAGAATATTCGCCGCGGCATTCATGGTCATATTTGTGGCAATCTTGTCCATATCCTGGTCTCCGGTAAATGCCTCGAAAATAACCTCAAAATCCCTCAGGGTATCAATGGCCACCCCCACCTTGCCAACCTCTCCCGCGACTGTCTTATTGTCTGAGTCATACCCGCACTGGGTAGGAAGATCCAGGGCAAAGTTTGGCCCGCCCGACCAGCCCAATGCCGCCTGTGCTTTGTAATAATCCCTCGTATCCTCCGGGGTGCCATAGCCGGAATATTGCGAGGCCCTCTTCAATCCGCCTGGTTTTGCACCTTTCCTGACTGCCGGCACGAGATTTACCGGGAAAGATGCCGACGTAAATGGATATTGCCCGGGAAAACCCACGTCCCGGAGGAAGTCAAAACCCTCGATCTCTGAAGGTGTATGAAATTCAGTCGGTTTTTCCATCCTGAACCTTTTGGCGGCAGGCTTCAGTACCTTTTCTTCCCATTCCTCTCTCTTCTTTTTTATCTCCTCTAATTTATCATGATGCATAATAAAGCTACCTCCTTTTCCCCTTGTATTAAAACACTCTCATGGCAAATAATTTCGCTGAAACCACTCAGACTGCTTTGCGTACATTTTTTCTGATAAAATCTGCGATATCTTTCACCATCGCACCGGAAACGAAGATTTCTGTCACCCCCTTCTCCTTCAGGATAGGGATATGTTCTTCAGGTATAATGCCGCCACCGATGACCAGAATATCGCCGGCTTTTTCTTCCTTCAAGAGTTCTACAACCTTGGGGAAAAATGTCAGGTGAGCGCCGGACAGACAGCTAAGACCGACAACATCAACGTCCTCCTGAATAGCCGCCTTTACAATCTGGACAGCCGACTGTCTTCTGCCTGTATAGATAACCTCCATACCCTGATCCCTCAGGCCGAAGGCAAGCACCTTTGCCCCCCGATCGTGTCCATCAAGCCCGGGCTTGGCTATCAGGACCTTAATTTTCCTTTCGTTTTCCATAACAATCACCTCCTTGGCAATAATAAATTTTTGCATGAACGGATTTACACCTAAGTGCCTAAAGTGAACTAAAGTATAAAGTGACTAAAGTTTTTGATTTTTTCTGTAACTTTAGGCATTTTAGCTCACTTCAAACTTCACACTTAAGTGCCTAATCATAGATAGTTTGACATTCAAGGATCTCCACCGGAAGCCCGGTTTTTCGTTCTATATCAAGGTATGTCCTTCCTGTCAAGTCTCTTCCCCAGCCGCTTAAATTAAAAGGTGAAGAGGGGATTACTATTAAATCAGGTTTTGTACCCCTCGATTTTATATACCCTCTTACATAATCTATGTAATCCTGCACTACCAATAAATCACCGAGGCAGATATTTCCTCCCCAGAACCGGTTCGGAGGGACACCAATCTCAATTGTAAGGTCTCTTTCCTGAAATAAGGGCGACTTCCTGATGATCTCTTCCAGTAGAGGTTTGACGAGAGCTGAGGAAAGGAGAAGGATGTTTTTCGCCTCTCTCCTTTTAATAAGTTCCCGCAACGACTCCAGGTAGGAAGTTCGCAGGCCTGTACCCATGAAGACGATACCGAGGTGGGTGTCAATTTCCCTTGAGGAAGGATACGAAAG contains the following coding sequences:
- a CDS encoding methylmalonyl-CoA mutase family protein — protein: MHHDKLEEIKKKREEWEEKVLKPAAKRFRMEKPTEFHTPSEIEGFDFLRDVGFPGQYPFTSASFPVNLVPAVRKGAKPGGLKRASQYSGYGTPEDTRDYYKAQAALGWSGGPNFALDLPTQCGYDSDNKTVAGEVGKVGVAIDTLRDFEVIFEAFTGDQDMDKIATNMTMNAAANILIAMYIALAEKRGIPMAKLKGTPQNDILKEFVSRGTYIFPPRPSMRMFRDSVVFFTKNLPGINITSIGGYHIREGGATREQEMAFSLAIGIAYLQEGVNAGIDIDDFAPKFTFNGSGGSLEIYKEVAFHRAYRRMWAKIVKERFGAKKEESMRIRVPMFAHIGCGSTTKQRVLNNLSRTMIGGIAGLLSGGPPAVFPPYDEPLGLGWSLEARQLADDGARILMYETGMCDVLDPFAGSYFMESLTNEIEKAGWEGLQKIEDMGGAVTAIETGYMQREIARSAAERQARIERGEILLVGVNCFTEEYELDVTVNRLVEHPYSEQKRYDAEEKQKVNLAEVKRTRNNREVKRLLLELEKAAKKEDENLMPLFIQLAKEYASLQEQCDVLRGVFGEWQQDTFI
- a CDS encoding cobalamin B12-binding domain-containing protein produces the protein MENERKIKVLIAKPGLDGHDRGAKVLAFGLRDQGMEVIYTGRRQSAVQIVKAAIQEDVDVVGLSCLSGAHLTFFPKVVELLKEEKAGDILVIGGGIIPEEHIPILKEKGVTEIFVSGAMVKDIADFIRKNVRKAV
- a CDS encoding DNA repair exonuclease — translated: MTRFLHTGDWQLGMTRHFFSEGVQERFAQSRFDAIRKLGRIAEEESCRFMVVCGDVFESNLVDRKTVSRALEALKDVPFPVYLLPGNHDPLNAASVYRSSTFRERKPPHVHVIEDITPIKVSEGMEIVGVPWTSRRPLHDLVAAATAQLESSPDTVRICVAHGMVDSISPDPDDPAVISLQAAEEAIAQGKIHYLALGDRHSLTQVGDTGRIWYTGSPEQTDYNEVKSGFALVVDLDREKIAAREINIGEWRFIERKRLDMNTREDMENLRCWLEEIDDKERAVVKLRLVGTLSLLLYDQLQKLFMSISELLGALEIRTDKLVVIPEDADFADFGFSGFVHRTVEQLRSNAQDAGPAAINARDALTLLVRLAGKAP
- the cutA gene encoding divalent-cation tolerance protein CutA encodes the protein MELYIQVVTTTEKKEDAEKIAKTIVEKRLAGCVQIVGPILSVYWWKGSIETAQEWQCLMKTRKDLYGEVEKAVKAIHPYETPEIIAIPIVDGSREYLGWLRKELIRNEGEA
- the glk gene encoding glucokinase gives rise to the protein MMLLAGDVGATKTRLGIFSPERGPRSPLAEAIFMSRRYPDMETLIGEFLAQTGLTVGRACFGVAGPVVGGTARITNLPWVIDERQLCVALDISSVRLLNDLTATAHAIPLLEPAELHTINQGQPVQRGNMAVIAPGTGLGEAFITWEGSRYREHPGEGGHADFAPNDPLEIELLLNLQEQFGHVSYENVCSGRGLPNIYRFLKKRRFAEEPSWLAEKLAGADDPVPVIVATALDQARPCKLCVEALNIFVSVLGAEAGNLALKALATGGVYLTGGIPPRILPFLDKGRFMKAFRHKGRMSDLVARMPVYVVLNSGVALLGAACYGLSSYEEGAVP
- a CDS encoding DUF2889 domain-containing protein codes for the protein MAFFERNKNIKVDPLGNGLLRIEVSMMDNVHHITTIFHISFPERVIKHAEGEFRRAPYVEVCGQTVQRMKNLIGINTNRGMGLTEAVIEAVGGKDGCPHLVDHTLEMAKTLIQFIDKSYNFPMGEYIEDAPLMRERVNEVYPLIKDTCWAYKDGNAHLFTKDVKCGLQADLVI
- a CDS encoding enoyl-CoA hydratase-related protein, translated to MGEEILREDNNYITTISINRPEKKNALNGAALVRMGDILADLQKNDDTRVIVIRGAGDDIFCSGVDLSGGGESFKETIKGMEYCLANLISCFRPIITMISGPALGAGLDIAVISDFRIASETAKFGVPLVKLGRTYYYTAIHRLTNLLGIAAAKELLLRGRPIDAKRAMEMGLVNRVAPSGQLLDATYSLAKELAEENAPLAVRATKIMLQKLTEQRGIDPRIEPELKTLADEANNSEDAREGVRAMLEKRKPKFTGR
- a CDS encoding phosphomannose isomerase type II C-terminal cupin domain; protein product: MRIAALFPIAWRTPPRHHRPWGFYQTLSEMPDHKIKRITVYPGQRLSYQRHFHRSEHWYVVKGRATVTENGQDIELTSGQTIVLPVGSWHRIRNPGEENLVFIEVQTGDYFGEDDIERSEDDYGRV
- a CDS encoding AAA family ATPase, encoding MRILRLRLHNYRGIEEADVHFEPVGLTVVEGPNEVGKTSLSESVTILFKYLDSSRHREVEAVKPVSRDVGTEIELQAESGPYSFIYFKRFHKKPETTLRVTKPKPENYTGREAHERVEAILRETIDLDLWLALNIQQGEALCQANLANQTSLSAALDRAAGGQSTDPRGESIFELVREEYANYYTERGNEKKELQESRRAVENALHEGSSLRQQLSDLEQDIERVAILQNDLERFAKQEREMEREISEYQNSLDEIQKLETALETARLKLDLERKSENAARVEKESRQKLVDRVNKTLKELADLETAIKSSTPALQNAEDDLKKAEETADSAERQRKDAEKLLSLRRVDFDYFTNKLHLEQLTERKERIDRAREEAALAEDTLTGNHVNEKCLRKIKEAERALVIARAQQEAGSPSLLLRALTDLTIQINGKQEAIGEDQEKTIYVPDRVRLAIPGTIDLEITAGASAADLSQRLEEAQEALEKACTAAGVSGPDEARRAFEERQEALRLIENRKQIERDNLRDLTYEQLERKVAGLGKTIPAYPGERVLSPPLCPDLESAKREIRRAEESLAVASREWEAARGILNAAREVRDRLRESGRETIIQLDLKAADLKQVEEELRRARNRISDEELKANLNEAVREVYLQERNFHDAEEALNKKRPEKVKTLMETARGSLQTVRQKRKDAQNGLIEVQTRLKVLGEDGLHEKLHAAESRLEHLRREKEALDRRASAGRLLFETMKDERDRTRRAYVAPLKEKIGQLGRLLFDDSFAVEVSEDLLITSRTLDGTTVSFDSLSGGAKEQLSLIARLACAMIVGKEGKGAPLILDDVLGYTDPERLKLMGAVLAKAGQVSQIIILTCMPDRYRNVGKAAVVRMG